In Harmonia axyridis chromosome X, icHarAxyr1.1, whole genome shotgun sequence, a single window of DNA contains:
- the LOC123686580 gene encoding uncharacterized protein LOC123686580 has product MHGRSHSVLVLPVHLPGEREIIYNEDDDVGQIQQRLEKPSKLEAWFTLNRSDVNARKYKYAEIPEHYVWDNKNAKWYQRSQVSKQIGCMVEISPSEARIEKFFLRILLKRIRGATSFDDLLTTEDGSRCETFREACQKRNWLIQNDSEYEKCLREAELHHHPRKFRKLFSLICSIAIEDELAQLKKLWLLFRKFLMADFKNNGMSTPDAKSACLKELNKIISRSRPSISLADLGIVRLSEDNHESSDTDERTEEPTTSSREEEYSREIYKISALNNDQKVVFLRVLKACARKSKFSIPLEIYEELGDDVSAEQIAERTNENIFYLDDPGGTGKTFLYNTLITVLNDVLGKSTAAVSWTGIAANILKGGTTVHRSFRLPLTLSDETNCGYDLQSSQSIFFRDKVALIIWDEAPMTPKFAVEAVHRYLMDINRRAEPFGRKCVLFGGDFRQTLPVVLGAHRIDVIAQCLKSSFLWDSFTKLKLSQNMRVQRQPDMAAAVYADLGGISFSSWLLKLGEGSLSNAILNQRAAPIAPEDLIEIPSRFHVASVDDLIDFVYGGDFTAKENGTKAILCPTNAAVDIINEKILQRIADTESRTYLSKDVYLGQEDDDFLAPLDLLNSINAPSLPPHELVLKRGAIVMLLRNLDVDEGECNGSRLRIIRLGHHIIECELLTGHRIGERLFLPRIKMKAQTPMLRKEILRFQFPVRLAYSMTINKSQGQTLDRVGICLKRPCFTHGQLYVVFSRVGSVECVRIFIEDSGKQGTFKFRGKKRFTRNIVFSKVLDELTPHRREIIHLPDPNSDEEDAADNGEKSGFAGPSSSNIPNSKDDVMQVSNGLYNDDDGCDDFWKGAVPFRTESELESRVSVFDRPGTSGLNLLQQSISRTRGYSTDSD; this is encoded by the coding sequence ATGCATGGTCGCTCTCATTCTGTATTGGTTTTGCCGGTGCATTTACCAGGAGAAAGGGAAATCATTTACAACGAAGATGATGATGTcggacaaatccaacaaagacTTGAAAAACCTTCCAAATTAGAGGCATGGTTTACGTTAAACAGATCAGACGTAAACGCAAGAAAATACAAATATGCCGAAATCCCTGAGCATTATGTATGGGATAATAAAAATGCTAAATGGTACCAACGCTCTCAGGTTAGCAAACAGATAGGATGTATGGTAGAGATAAGTCCATCTGAGGCACGCATCGAAAAATTCTTTTTACGAATACTCCTGAAGAGAATTAGAGGAGCTACGTCCTTTGACGATCTGTTGACAACAGAAGATGGTTCCAGATGTGAGACTTTTAGAGAAGCTTGCCAAAAACGAAATTGGCTGATACAAAATGACAGCGAATATGAAAAGTGTCTGAGAGAAGCGGAACTTCATCACCATCCAAGAAAGTTCCGCAAATTATTCAGTTTGATTTGTTCAATAGCCATAGAAGATGAATTagcacaattaaaaaaattgtggctTCTCTTCAGGAAATTCTTGATGGCAGActtcaaaaataatggaatgaGTACTCCTGACGCTAAAAGTGCATGTTTAAAAGagctgaacaaaataatatcACGAAGTCGACCAAGTATTTCGTTAGCTGATCTGGGAATAGTTCGCCTTTCTGAAGACAATCACGAATCCAGCGATACCGATGAACGAACTGAAGAGCCAACAACATCTTCAAGAGAAGAGGAGTATTCACGGgagatttataaaatttcagcATTAAATAATGACCAAAAAGTGGTGTTCCTGAGGGTATTGAAGGCCTGTGcgagaaaatccaaattttcaatacctcTGGAGATTTATGAAGAACTAGGCGATGATGTCAGTGCCGAACAAATAGCAGAGCGAACGAACGAGAACATTTTCTACCTGGACGATCCTGGCGGAACAGGCAAGACTTTTTTATATAATACTCTAATTACAGTCCTCAATGATGTTTTAGGTAAAAGTACAGCAGCAGTTTCATGGACAGGAATTGCGGCCAATATTTTGAAAGGAGGTACAACTGTTCACAGGTCCTTTAGATTACCTCTCACTCTTTCCGATGAAACAAATTGTGGTTATGACTTGCAATCCTCTCAGTCGATTTTTTTCAGAGACAAGGTCGCTTTGATTATCTGGGATGAAGCACCAATGACGCCTAAATTCGCAGTCGAGGCAGTTCATAGATATTTAATGGACATCAATAGACGTGCTGAACCTTTTGGAAGAAAATGCGTTCTGTTTGGTGGTGATTTCAGACAAACTCTTCCTGTTGTTTTAGGTGCCCATCGAATCGATGTCATCGCACAATGTCTGAAATCCAGTTTTCTATGGGATTCCTTCACGAAATTGAAATTGTCTCAAAATATGAGAGTCCAACGACAACCAGATATGGCGGCAGCAGTTTATGCAGATCTAGGTGGTATCTCTTTTTCATCTTGGTTATTGAAATTGGGTGAAGGTTCTCTATCGAATGCAATTCTCAATCAGCGGGCTGCTCCAATAGCACCGGAGGATCTCATCGAAATACCCTCCCGATTCCATGTTGCTTCTGTAGATGATTTAATAGATTTTGTTTATGGAGGTGATTTTACAGCTAAAGAAAACGGTACTAAGGCGATTCTTTGTCCAACAAATGCAGCAGTCGACATCATCAACGAAAAAATCCTTCAACGGATAGCTGATACAGAATCGAGGACATATCTGAGCAAGGACGTATATCTAGGACAGGAGGATGACGATTTTTTGGCCCCCCTTGATCTTTTGAATTCCATCAATGCTCCTTCTCTACCCCCTCATGAATTAGTTCTAAAACGTGGAGCGATTGTTATGTTGCTTCGAAATTTGGATGTGGATGAAGGCGAATGTAATGGTTCACGATTGAGGATTATTCGATTAGGTCATCATATAATCGAATGCGAATTGTTAACAGGTCATAGGATAGGCGAGAGGTTGTTCCTGCCGAGAATAAAGATGAAGGCCCAAACTCCCATGTTACGAAAAGAGATACTGCGTTTTCAATTTCCTGTCAGGTTAGCTTACAGTATGACCATAAATAAATCCCAGGGGCAAACTTTAGATAGGGTTGGTATTTGTCTCAAACGCCCATGTTTCACTCATGGTCAGCTGTATGTAGTTTTTTCTAGAGTTGGTAGCGTTGAATGCGTCCGCATATTTATCGAAGATTCCGGAAAACAGGGCACTTTCAAATTCCGAGGAAAGAAACGTTTCACTAGAAATATTGTGTTCTCgaaagttcttgatgaactgactCCTCACCGGcgggaaataattcatttgccGGATCCCAATTCTGATGAAGAAGATGCAGCCGACAATGGGGAAAAATCAGGTTTTGCAGGTCCTTCCTCTTCTAACATTCCTAATTCGAAAGATGATGTCATGCAGGTTTCTAATGGTCTTTATAATGATGATGATGGTTGTGATGATTTTTGGAAAGGAGCTGTGCCATTCAGAACGGAGAGTGAACTGGAATCGAGGGTTTCTGTTTTTGATCGTCCAGGAACGTCAGGCTTGAATTTActacaacaatcaatatcacgGACAAGAGGCTATTCTACCGATTCTGACTGA
- the LOC123686581 gene encoding uncharacterized protein LOC123686581: MTVVARFGKPDLFITFTCNPNWPEIKNNLFKHQKWENRPDLICRVFQMKLLEFINDIVRDQLYGVVINNQYVIEFQKRGLPHAHIVVTFHEDDKLKDVEMVERIINAYIPDRENQPLLYQRVADFHLHPPCGRINPEAPCMADGKCTKYYPKSFREKTSLSVGRNTRPEYRRPADGREIFVAKWNRPITNRRVVPYNPYALAKYQCHINFEAVGSLQTIKYLHKYINKGPDNITLYVDEENTNTREGQRIDEIQQYIDSRYVSGMEATWRTLQFRMHGRSHSVLVLPVHLPGERKIIYNEDDDVGQIQQRLEKPSKLEAWFTLNRSDVNARKYKYAEIPEHYVWDNKNAKWYQRSQVSKQIGCMVEISPSEARIEKFFLRILLKRIRGATSFDDLLTTEDGSRCETFREACQKRNWLIQNDSEYEKCLREAELHHHPRKFRKLFSLICSIAIEDELAQLKKLWLLFRKSLMADFKHNGMSTPDAESACLKELNKIISRSRPSISLADLGIVHLSEDNHESSDTDERTEEPTTYSREEEYSREIYKISALNKDQKVVFLRVLKACARKSKFLIPLEIYEELGDDVSAEQIAERTNENIFYLDGPGGTGKTFLYNTLITVLNDVLGKSTAAVAWTGIAANILKGGTTVHRSFRLPPTLSDKTSCGYDL, translated from the coding sequence ATGACTGTCGTAGCTAGATTTGGAAAACCTGATCTTTTCATAACCTTCACGTGCAATCCGAACTGGCCCGAAATTAAAAACAACCTCTTCAAACATCAGAAATGGGAAAATCGACCAGATTTGATTTGTAgagtttttcaaatgaaactgcTGGAATTCATTAACGACATCGTTCGAGATCAACTATATGGTGTCGTCATCAATAACCAATATGTAATTGAATTCCAAAAGAGGGGTCTACCACACGCCCATATCGTCGTCACATTCCATGAAGATGACAAATTGAAGGATGTTGAAATGGTCGAACGAATCATCAATGCCTATATTCCAGATAGAGAAAATCAACCCCTACTCTATCAGCGAGTTGCGGATTTTCATCTGCACCCTCCATGTGGCCGCATCAATCCGGAAGCTCCCTGTATGGCAGATGGTAAATGTACCAAGTATTACCCTAAATCATTCAGAGAAAAGACCTCATTATCTGTTGGTCGTAATACGAGACCTGAATATAGAAGACCTGCCGATGGCAGAGAGATTTTTGTAGCTAAGTGGAACCGCCCCATCACAAATCGGAGAGTGGTACCTTATAATCCTTATGCTTTGGCCAAATATCAATGCCATATTAACTTTGAAGCCGTAGGTTCCCTACAAACCATCAAATATCTGCATAAATATATCAATAAAGGGCCAGATAATATTACTCTCTATGTAGATGAGGAAAACACGAATACAAGAGAGGGTCAACGCATCGATGAGATACAACAATACATCGATAGCAGATATGTCAGTGGTATGGAGGCAACGTGGAGAACGCTCCAATTCAGAATGCATGGTCGCTCTCATTCTGTATTGGTTTTGCCGGTGCATTTACCAGGAGAAAGGAAAATCATTTACAACGAAGATGATGATGTcggacaaatccaacaaagacTTGAAAAACCTTCCAAATTAGAGGCATGGTTTACGTTAAACAGATCAGACGTAAACGCAAGAAAATACAAATATGCCGAAATCCCTGAGCATTATGTATGGGATAATAAAAATGCTAAATGGTACCAACGCTCTCAGGTTAGCAAACAGATAGGATGTATGGTAGAGATAAGTCCATCTGAGGCACGCATCGAAAAATTCTTTTTACGAATACTCCTGAAGAGAATTAGAGGAGCTACGTCCTTTGACGATCTGTTGACAACAGAAGATGGTTCCAGATGTGAGACTTTTAGAGAAGCTTGCCAAAAACGAAATTGGCTGATACAAAATGACAGCGAATATGAAAAGTGTCTGAGGGAAGCGGAACTTCATCACCATCCAAGAAAGTTCCGCAAATTATTCAGTTTGATTTGTTCAATAGCCATAGAAGATGAATTagcacaattaaaaaaattgtggctTCTCTTCAGGAAATCCTTGATGGCAGACTTCAAACATAATGGAATGAGTACTCCTGACGCTGAAAGTGCATGTTTAAAAGagctgaacaaaataatatcACGAAGTCGACCAAGTATTTCGTTAGCTGATCTGGGAATAGTTCACCTTTCTGAAGACAATCACGAATCCAGCGATACCGATGAACGAACTGAAGAGCCAACAACATATTCAAGAGAAGAGGAGTATTCACGGgagatttataaaatttcagcATTAAATAAGGACCAAAAAGTGGTGTTCCTGAGGGTATTGAAGGCCTGTGcgagaaaatccaaatttttaatACCTCTGGAGATTTATGAAGAACTAGGCGATGATGTCAGTGCCGAACAAATAGCAGAGCGAACGAACGAGAACATTTTCTACCTGGACGGTCCTGGCGGAACAGGCAAGACTTTTTTATATAATACTCTAATTACAGTCCTCAATGATGTTTTAGGTAAAAGTACAGCAGCAGTTGCATGGACAGGAATTGCGGCCAATATTTTGAAAGGAGGTACAACTGTTCACAGGTCCTTTAGATTACCTCCCACTCTTTCCGATAAAACAAGTTGTGGTTATGACTTGTAA
- the LOC123686582 gene encoding ATP-dependent DNA helicase PIF1-like: MTPKFAVEAVHRYLMDINRRAEPFGRKCVLFGGDFRQTLPVVLGAHRIDVIAQCLKSSFLWDSFTKLKLSQNMRVQRQPDMAAAVYADLGGISFSSWLLKLGEGSLSNAILNQRAAPIAPEDLIEIPSRFHVASVDDLIDFVYGGDFTAKENGTKAILCPTNAAVDIINEKILQRIADTESRRYLSKDVYLGQEDDDFLAPLDLLNSINAPSLPPHELVLKRGAIVMLLRNLDVDEGECNGSRLRIIRLGHHIIECELLTGHRIGERLFLPRIKMKAQTPMLPKEILRFQFPVRLAYSMTINKSQGQTLDRVGICLKRPCFTHGQLYVAFSRVGSVECVRIFIEDSGKQGTFKFRGKKRFTRNIVFSKVLDELTPHRREIIHLPDPNSDEEDAADNGEKSGFAGPSSSNIPNSKDDVMQVSNGLYNDDDGCDDFWKGAVPFRTESELESRVSVFDRPGTSGLNLLQQSISRTRGYSTDSD, translated from the coding sequence ATGACGCCTAAATTCGCAGTCGAGGCAGTTCATAGATATTTAATGGACATCAATAGACGTGCTGAACCTTTTGGAAGAAAATGCGTTCTGTTTGGTGGTGATTTCAGACAAACTCTTCCTGTTGTTTTAGGTGCCCATCGAATCGATGTCATCGCACAATGTCTGAAATCCAGTTTTCTATGGGATTCCTTCACGAAATTGAAATTGTCTCAAAATATGAGAGTCCAACGACAACCAGATATGGCGGCAGCAGTTTATGCAGATCTAGGTGGTATCTCTTTTTCATCTTGGTTATTGAAATTGGGTGAAGGTTCTCTATCGAATGCAATTCTCAATCAGCGGGCTGCTCCAATAGCACCGGAGGATCTCATCGAAATACCCTCCCGATTCCATGTTGCTTCTGTAGATGATTTAATAGATTTTGTTTATGGAGGTGATTTTACAGCTAAAGAAAACGGTACTAAGGCGATTCTTTGTCCAACAAATGCAGCAGTCGACATCATCAACGAAAAAATCCTTCAACGGATAGCTGATACAGAATCGAGGAGATATCTGAGCAAGGACGTATATCTAGGACAGGAGGATGACGATTTTTTGGCCCCCCTTGATCTTTTGAATTCCATCAATGCTCCTTCTCTACCCCCTCATGAATTAGTTCTAAAACGTGGAGCGATTGTTATGTTGCTTCGAAATTTGGATGTGGATGAAGGCGAATGTAATGGTTCACGATTGAGGATTATTCGATTAGGTCATCATATAATCGAATGCGAATTGTTAACAGGTCATAGGATAGGCGAGAGGTTGTTCCTGCCGAGAATAAAGATGAAGGCCCAAACTCCCATGTTACCAAAAGAGATACTGCGTTTTCAATTTCCTGTCAGGTTAGCTTACAGTATGACCATAAATAAATCCCAGGGGCAAACTTTAGATAGGGTTGGTATTTGTCTCAAACGCCCATGTTTCACTCATGGTCAGCTGTATGTAGCTTTTTCTAGAGTTGGCAGCGTTGAATGCGTCCGCATATTTATCGAAGATTCCGGAAAACAGGGCACTTTCAAATTCCGAGGAAAGAAACGTTTCACTAGAAATATTGTGTTCTCgaaagttcttgatgaactgactCCTCACCGGcgggaaataattcatttgccGGATCCCAATTCTGATGAAGAAGATGCAGCCGACAATGGGGAAAAATCAGGTTTTGCAGGTCCTTCCTCTTCTAACATTCCTAATTCGAAAGATGATGTCATGCAGGTTTCTAATGGTCTTTATAATGATGATGATGGTTGTGATGATTTTTGGAAAGGAGCTGTGCCATTCAGAACGGAGAGTGAACTGGAATCGAGGGTTTCTGTTTTTGATCGTCCAGGAACGTCAGGCTTGAATTTActacaacaatcaatatcacgGACAAGAGGCTATTCTACCGATTCTGACTGA